TTGAAAAAAAATTCTGTAACATTTACAAACCTAGCACGATCTCAATGAAGTTGTGATTATTTTGAAATTGCGAGAACGAAAAAATGGAGAGAGATTTCTTATGGGCCTATCTCGGCGATATAAGCTAAACCAGCCAGGCGTGAACTACCAAATTTTAGATGAGGAGGCTGTTATCGTGCATCTGGAAACAGGGACTTATTATAGCCTCGATCTGGTAGGCACCTTTATATGGGCTCACCTGATGGAAGGAGCTTCTGCCCAGCAAATCTTGCAAGATCTCTATGTCTGCTATGAGGAGATCCCCCAAACAGTTGAACAAGAGATTCTCGCATTCATCCGGCAACTTGAAGAAGAAAAACTGATTGTGCAACAAAAAGAAATTGAATTAACTTTTAACTTCTCCTCCCCCAGTCCAGCTTTTGAATCAGCCAAAGGCTTATTTGTTACCCCTTGCTTGAACAAATATACTGAAATGCAGGAGCTGTTGCTTCTCGACCCTCTTTTTGAAAGTGAGACTCAAAGCATGCTGAATTTGGCCTTTTCCTCTTTTTAAAAAAAGAATTCCCATGAACATTTCCAATTGCCCGATTGATTCTGGTGAAATTTTTATCTACCACGGTCCAGGGATAGATCGGCTTTGTGCGCAAAGAATAGGGAATAAATTTGAAAACACGGCAGCTTCTCATTATCAAGTGAAATACCTTAAACAGATTTCCCAACTGCCCTTATTAGATTGCTATGGGAAGACCCTGGTAGTGCCTGGAGGTCACGTTTTAAAAATTTTAGATGGTTTGACCATGCAGGAGGTTCAACGCATTCGGAAGTTTGTCGCTCTCGGCGGAAATTATTTCGGCGCTTGTGCCGGAGCGGGAATAGCGGCCGAAGGGACCTGCCTCCATACGAGCTTAGAATCCCCTCCTTCTAAAAATTCCCAGCTTTATTCGCCAAAATATTTAGGATTACTTAAAGGAAATTGCTTTGGCCCTCTTTTTAGCCATTCCAATCCCGATCCCTCTTCGCCGCTTCACCACCGCGCTACGGCTGTTAAGTGGGTAGCATCAGAGGAGATAAAAAAGCCGTTTGCCATCTTTTCCAATCACGCTCTTGGCTTTCATATTCCTAATCAAAATGCAGCCAAAATATTACTGGAATATGAGTCCCATGTCCCTGTGGCTATTTCAACTACATTTGCTGAAAAAGGAAAAGTGGTATTGATTGGAAGCCATCTAGAGATTCAAGGACACCATTTAGAAGAAAAATGGGAGAAAATTAAGCGAAAGACCCAACAAATTCTTTTACACGAACATTTGCCAGCGCGCATGCAAGAAAAATTAAATGCGTGGGAATCAGAAGAAATGAGAAAAACTATTCACCTATTAAATACTCATAAAGCTGAGCAACAACTGGCCTTCAAATTGCTTTTACAAGAACTTCATATTCAAGCTAGGGAGCAATGGGAGAACTCAGCCGCATCCATTAAAGTATCTTCCCATACGTCTGGGGATAAAAAAGTCTCGGAAATAGCAGATTGAGTAGCCGGCTCTTCCAGATTGCTACTTTTATACCGCTCTCCTAATTTGCAAAAAAGAGATGTTTGTTTGTAACAGCTTCCCTCCATCTAAATGCATGGCAGCGCCAACCATGAAATAAGCTGTTAGCCCCTTTTCAGGCTGTCTTGCTAAACCCCAGACTCTTTCCTCCAAAACATCTCAAAATTCTTTTTCCGAAATGGCTCAGAAACAAGAGAATATTTTTGACAAATAAAAGTTTTTATCCCTTTAAAATGAGCTTTAATATTTTTTTCCGCAAAGCTTGCCAGATTTAGCGGATATCGTATAAAATTGCTATACGAATTTACGGTTTTTTACCGAAGTTTCATTTTTACAAAACAGCAATCCACTCCACC
This window of the Parachlamydia sp. AcF125 genome carries:
- a CDS encoding BPL-N domain-containing protein, producing the protein MNISNCPIDSGEIFIYHGPGIDRLCAQRIGNKFENTAASHYQVKYLKQISQLPLLDCYGKTLVVPGGHVLKILDGLTMQEVQRIRKFVALGGNYFGACAGAGIAAEGTCLHTSLESPPSKNSQLYSPKYLGLLKGNCFGPLFSHSNPDPSSPLHHRATAVKWVASEEIKKPFAIFSNHALGFHIPNQNAAKILLEYESHVPVAISTTFAEKGKVVLIGSHLEIQGHHLEEKWEKIKRKTQQILLHEHLPARMQEKLNAWESEEMRKTIHLLNTHKAEQQLAFKLLLQELHIQAREQWENSAASIKVSSHTSGDKKVSEIAD
- a CDS encoding PqqD family protein, producing MGLSRRYKLNQPGVNYQILDEEAVIVHLETGTYYSLDLVGTFIWAHLMEGASAQQILQDLYVCYEEIPQTVEQEILAFIRQLEEEKLIVQQKEIELTFNFSSPSPAFESAKGLFVTPCLNKYTEMQELLLLDPLFESETQSMLNLAFSSF